A region from the Malus domestica chromosome 07, GDT2T_hap1 genome encodes:
- the LOC103438737 gene encoding receptor-like protein EIX2 — MVSFATYLFNPSYHLKMAHYLLLWFLASSYLHTSVNSCIDEERRALLTFKEDVTDPSGRLSSWVGLDCCQWKGISCNNITGRVEMMNLQNAYMYTLSAFDGEWDEMEYSSLGGKVNPSLLSLKHLNYLDLSRNDFRGISIPEFFGQIKSLRYLNLSSASFGGEIPPHLGNLPNLNYLDLGEESEYSLLELPSENLNWLSRLSSLKYLNLKGLDLSNTGVNWLNVVNMLPFLVELHLSSCQIQSLPPPGNISLASLLILDVSFNDLKFPFPEWFFNLTNLRKLDLRGNSLSGPFPIEFESLKSLEHLDLSFNSLKGQVPKLRGSFCNLKILNLAQNQFDGGIQELLGGLSSCPNSVLESLDLSSNMLNSQLPASLGMLRNLKFLTLYNNNMNGSIPESLGQLSQLVHLDLSFNPWEGFLTESHFINLTRLKYFAVGRVDPNPILPIPLTFKVSYDWVPPFMLHKINIGYCKVGPAFGVWLQSQTKLLFVKLRATGISDSIPEDWFLKISSQAQYLDLSYNQIHGKLPLQLKFSYALILDLSHNQFHGPLPLWSGDNVVRFKLEMNSFSGPIPWNLDQKFPKLESLYLAENHLNGTIPPSICNMRNLLVLSLRSNQLSGEFPREWSLLPDILILDAAYNNLSGKLPSSMGALGSLFLLKMNNNNLEGEIPLSLENCTSLRNIDLGDNKFTGKIPSWIGLNAPFVSILRLRSNFLSGHIPQELCNLENLHILDLALNRFSGTIPKCLNNVTALKVAYYSAYNIYLEYDQQTTVMKGRELQYNTSLMFVKSIDLSANNLEGEIPEEISSLVLLHNLNLSMNQLSGDIPLEIGKLVQLENLDLSLNQLSGQIPQSLSHLTFLSYLNLSYNNLSGRIPLGNQLQTLPESIYEGNPLLCGFPPSIACLEGGNPTTKDPKDNDNEDGHDELWFFVSMTLGFIVGFWSVCGTLFLKKSWRHAYFQWFDAIKDKAMLRL, encoded by the coding sequence ATGGTTAGCTTTGCAACTTACTTATTCAACCCTTCTTATCACCTCAAAATGGCTCACTATTTGCTCCTCTGGTTTTTGGCCTCTTCATATCTACACACTAGTGTGAACTCATGCATCGACGAAGAAAGACGTGCGCTTCTCACCTTCAAAGAAGACGTTACTGATCCTTCCGGGAGGCTTTCTTCGTGGGTTGGACTTGACTGCTGTCAGTGGAAGGGAATTTCATGCAACAACATCACGGGTCGTGTTGAAATGATGAATCTCCAGAATGCGTATATGTATACGCTTTCTGCTTTTGATGGAGAGTGGGACGAGATGGAGTACTCTTCTTTGGGTGGTAAGGTAAATCCTTCTTTGCTTAGCTTGAAACATTTGAATTACCTAGACCTAAGCAGGAATGATTTTCGAGGGATTTCCATTCCCGAGTTCTTTGGTCAGATTAAAAGTTTGAGGTATCTCAATCTCTCATCTGCTTCATTTGGAGGAGAGATTCCACCTCATCTTGGTAATTTGCCAAACTTGAACTATCTTGACCTTGGCGAAGAATCTGAATACTCCTTGCTTGAACTCCCTTCCGAAAACCTGAATTGGCTTTCTCGTCTCTCTTCCCTAAAGTACCTCAACCTCAAAGGACTGGACCTCAGCAACACCGGGGTAAATTGGCTAAATGTTGTCAACATGCTTCCTTTCCTAGTAGAGTTACATTTGTCATCATGCCAAATTCAAAGCCTTCCACCACCAGGGAATATTAGCCTTGCATCACTTTTGATCCTTGATGTGTCATTCAACGATTTGAAGTTTCCGTTTCCTGAATGGTTTTTCAATCTGACTAACCTCAGAAAACTTGATTTAAGGGGAAATTCTTTGAGTGGTCCCTTTCCAATTGAATTTGAAAGCCTCAAATCACTTGAACACCTTGACTTATCTTTCAATAGCCTCAAGGGTCAAGTTCCGAAACTTCGTGGGAGTTTTTGCAATCTAAAGATCTTAAATCTTGCACAGAACCAGTTTGATGGGGGGATTCAAGAGCTTTTGGGTGGTTTATCAAGTTGTCCCAATAGTGTTTTAGAGTCACTCGATTTGTCTTCTAATATGTTGAATAGCCAATTGCCTGCTTCTTTAGGGATGCTACGCAATTTGAAGTTTCTTACCCTCTACAATAATAATATGAATGGATCAATTCCTGAAAGTTTAGGGCAACTCTCTCAGCTAGTTCATCTCGATCTATCGTTCAATCCGTGGGAAGGCTTTTTAACTGAATCCCATTTCATAAATCTCACAAGATTGAAATACTTTGCAGTAGGCAGAGTAGATCCAAACCCAATTCTACCTATTCCCCTCACTTTTAAAGTGTCTTATGATTGGGTTCCTCCTTTCATGCTTCACAAAATTAACATTGGCTACTGTAAAGTAGGTCCTGCCTTTGGGGTATGGCTGCAGTCTCAAACTAAACTCCTTTTTGTCAAACTTCGTGCTACTGGAATCTCGGATTCCATACCTGAGGACTGGTTCTTGAAGATATCTTCCCAAGCTCAGTACTTGGATTTATCTTACAACCAAATCCATGGAAAACTTCCACTCCAATTGAAATTCTCATATGCACTGATTTTGGATTTGAGTCATAACCAATTTCATGGGCCATTACCACTTTGGTCGGGTGACAATGTGGTTCGATTTAAGCTTGAAATGAATTCATTTTCCGGGCCAATCCCATGGAATTTGGACCAAAAGTTTCCCAAATTGGAATCACTGTATCTTGCAGAAAATCATTTGAACGGTACCATTCCGCCCTCCATTTGCAACATGAGAAACTTGTTAGTCCTTTCTCTAAGAAGCAATCAGTTATCTGGAGAATTCCCACGAGAATGGAGTTTGTTGCCTGACATACTGATTCTAGATGCTGCATACAACAATCTCTCAGGCAAGCTTCCTAGTTCAATGGGTGCCTTGGGTTCTCTTTTCTTGTTGAAGATGAACAACAATAATCTCGAAGGTGAAATTCCTCTTTCCTTGGAAAACTGCACTTCTTTGAGGAACATTGATCTTGGGGACAATAAATTTACTGGGAAAATACCTTCATGGATAGGATTGAATGCGCCGTTTGTGTCAATCCTAAGACTGAGGTCGAATTTTCTAAGTGGACATATCCCACAAGAGTTGTGTAATCTCGAGAACCTCCACATCTTAGACCTTGCTCTCAACAGATTTTCAGGGACTATTCCCAAGTGCCTGAATAATGTCACTGCTCTGAAGGTTGCTTATTACAGTGCTTATAACATATATCTGGAGTACGATCAACAAACAACAGTGATGAAAGGAAGAGAACTCCAGTATAACACATCTCTGATGTTTGTAAAAAGCATTGATCTTTCTGCAAACAACCTTGAAGGTGAAATCCCTGAAGAAATAAGCAGCCTTGTCCTGCTGCACAACTTGAACTTATCAATGAATCAATTAAGTGGAGACATTCCCTTGGAGATTGGAAAGTTGGTGCAGCTCGAAAATCTTGATCTCTCGCTCAACCAACTTTCGGGACAGATTCCTCAGAGCCTTTCACACTTGACCTTCTTGTCTTACTTGAATCTGTCGTATAACAACTTGAGTGGTAGAATTCCTTTGGGTAACCAGCTGCAAACACTGCCCGAATCCATTTACGAGGGCAACCCGTTACTCTGCGGGTTTCCTCCTTCTATTGCATGCTTGGAAGGTGGCAATCCGACAACCAAGGATCCAAAAGACAATGACAATGAAGATGGACATGATGAGTTGTGGTTCTTTGTTAGCATGACACTTGGCTTTATCGTAGGCTTTTGGAGCGTTTGTGGCACATTATTTTTGAAGAAGTCATGGAGGCATGCTTATTTTCAATGGTTTGATGCCATCAAGGATAAGGCAATGTTGCGATTGTAG